Proteins found in one Solitalea lacus genomic segment:
- the ileS gene encoding isoleucine--tRNA ligase produces the protein MKYREYKQLDLSTIGSEVLSFWKDNNIFEKSVSSRPASKAYNFYEGPPSANGMPGIHHVMSRAIKDIFCRYKTLKGYQVKRKAGWDTHGLPIELAVEKALGITKEDIGKKISVDDYNQACRKEVMKYTDVWNDLTVSMGYWVDIENPYITYENNYIETLWFLLSELYKKGLLYKGYTIQPFSPAAGTGLSSHELNQPGTYKMVKDTTIVAQFKIKEEGTLKLKTFTNGESPNSESFFLAWTTTPWTLPSNTALAVGKDIDYLIINTFNQYTFKPVTVVLAKDLFRKYFSEKNEDLPLEGYKEGDKAIPFKVIGTVKGSDLNGIRYEQLLPFIQPDNGDAFKVVVGDFVTTEDGTGIVHIAPSFGADDFRVAKQNGIGSLTLVDRQGRFIAGVGEFAGRYVKEEYYSDEERNKEDFKPTDVLIAIKLKEENRAFKVEKYEHSYPHCWRTDKPVLYYPLDSWFIKTTALKDRMVELNKTINWKPESTGTGRFGNWLENLVDWNLSRSRYWGTPLPIWRSEDTSEEICIGSLAELKKHLEEAVASGLLSEEETKANTIYLEKIQNDSYDLHRPYVDDIAFVKNGKKLYREPDLIDVWFDSGAMPYAQWHYPFENKEVFNQCYPADFIAEGVDQTRGWFFTLHAIAVMLFDSVAFKNVVSNGLVLDKNGNKMSKRLGNAVDPFETISKYGADATRWYMISNASPWDNLKFNIEGLDEVRRKFFGTLYNTYSFFTLYANIDGFKYQEAEVPLAERPEIDRWIISLLNSLIKEVDECYADYEPTKAARAIQTFVDEHLSNWYVRLCRRRFWKGDYTLDKISAYQTLYRCLETIAQLMSPIAPFYSERLYCDLNSITQRLKAESVHLTDFPVVNEAEVDKELEERMAMAQDISSMVLSLRKKVDIKVRQPLNKILLPVLDNEFQPKVEKVKDLILSETNIKEIQYIHDTAGILIKKIKPNFKTLGPKVGKMMKEVSAAVNNFSQEDINAIERDGFYSLQLNGESFKLELTDVEILSEDIPGWLVTNLGKLTVALDVTITEELKQEGIARELVNRIQNLRKDKGFEVTDKINVRLQSNELVDNAVKNFLPYINAEILGTNFDLTDVGFNDADLIEIEETNLKIEIERI, from the coding sequence TTACGAAGGTCCACCTTCTGCCAACGGAATGCCTGGAATTCACCACGTAATGTCGCGTGCTATTAAAGATATTTTCTGTAGATATAAAACCTTAAAAGGTTATCAGGTAAAACGTAAGGCGGGGTGGGATACTCACGGCTTACCAATTGAGCTTGCTGTTGAAAAAGCCTTAGGTATCACCAAAGAAGATATCGGTAAGAAAATCTCAGTCGATGACTATAATCAGGCATGTCGTAAAGAGGTAATGAAATATACCGACGTATGGAACGACCTGACAGTAAGTATGGGCTACTGGGTTGATATCGAAAACCCGTACATCACTTACGAGAACAACTATATTGAAACGCTTTGGTTCTTACTAAGCGAACTTTATAAAAAAGGTTTGCTTTATAAAGGTTATACCATTCAACCTTTTTCTCCTGCTGCAGGCACAGGTCTTAGCTCACATGAGTTAAATCAGCCTGGAACTTATAAAATGGTGAAAGACACTACCATTGTTGCGCAGTTTAAAATTAAAGAAGAAGGGACATTAAAACTTAAAACCTTTACCAATGGGGAGTCTCCAAACTCAGAAAGCTTTTTCCTTGCCTGGACTACCACTCCCTGGACCTTACCTTCAAACACAGCTTTGGCTGTAGGAAAAGATATTGATTACTTAATCATAAACACTTTTAACCAATATACTTTTAAACCGGTAACTGTTGTTTTAGCAAAAGATCTTTTCAGAAAATATTTCTCTGAAAAAAATGAAGATCTTCCTCTAGAAGGCTACAAAGAAGGCGACAAAGCAATTCCATTTAAAGTTATTGGAACAGTAAAAGGCAGCGATTTAAATGGAATTCGTTACGAACAACTCTTGCCTTTCATTCAGCCTGATAATGGTGATGCCTTTAAGGTGGTGGTTGGTGATTTTGTCACCACCGAAGATGGTACCGGTATTGTGCATATTGCTCCTTCATTTGGTGCTGATGACTTCAGGGTAGCTAAACAAAATGGCATAGGTTCATTAACGCTGGTTGACCGTCAGGGACGATTCATTGCAGGAGTTGGCGAATTTGCCGGTCGTTATGTAAAAGAAGAATATTACTCTGATGAAGAACGTAATAAAGAGGACTTCAAACCGACTGACGTTCTGATCGCTATCAAATTAAAAGAAGAAAACCGTGCTTTTAAAGTTGAAAAATACGAGCACAGCTACCCACACTGCTGGCGTACCGATAAACCGGTTTTATACTATCCATTAGACTCATGGTTTATTAAAACTACAGCTCTTAAAGACCGCATGGTTGAGCTGAATAAAACCATCAACTGGAAACCTGAATCAACAGGAACAGGAAGATTTGGCAACTGGTTGGAAAACCTTGTAGACTGGAACCTTTCTCGATCACGTTACTGGGGCACACCACTTCCAATTTGGAGAAGCGAAGATACTTCGGAAGAGATTTGCATTGGTTCACTTGCTGAACTGAAAAAACACCTGGAAGAAGCTGTTGCTTCAGGACTATTATCGGAGGAAGAAACAAAAGCGAATACAATCTATTTGGAAAAAATACAGAATGATTCGTACGATCTTCACCGCCCGTATGTTGACGACATTGCTTTTGTAAAAAACGGCAAAAAACTTTATCGCGAACCTGATTTAATTGACGTTTGGTTTGATTCTGGAGCAATGCCTTATGCTCAATGGCATTATCCGTTTGAAAACAAAGAAGTATTCAATCAGTGCTACCCGGCAGATTTTATTGCCGAAGGAGTTGACCAAACTCGCGGTTGGTTCTTCACATTGCATGCTATTGCAGTAATGTTGTTTGATTCGGTGGCATTCAAAAATGTTGTATCCAACGGATTGGTTCTAGACAAAAACGGCAACAAAATGTCAAAACGTTTAGGTAATGCCGTTGATCCATTTGAGACCATTAGTAAATACGGCGCTGACGCTACACGCTGGTATATGATTTCAAATGCATCGCCTTGGGATAACCTTAAGTTTAATATTGAAGGATTGGATGAGGTGCGTCGTAAATTCTTCGGAACCTTATATAATACCTATTCATTCTTTACTCTTTACGCTAATATTGACGGATTTAAGTACCAGGAAGCAGAAGTTCCGCTTGCTGAACGTCCTGAAATTGATCGTTGGATCATTTCATTATTGAATTCATTAATTAAAGAAGTGGATGAATGCTATGCTGATTATGAGCCAACCAAAGCTGCTCGTGCAATTCAAACATTTGTTGATGAGCACTTAAGTAACTGGTACGTTCGTTTATGCCGTCGCCGCTTCTGGAAAGGTGATTACACGCTGGATAAAATTTCAGCATACCAAACACTGTATCGCTGTTTAGAAACAATTGCACAGTTAATGTCGCCAATTGCTCCGTTCTACAGTGAACGTTTGTACTGCGACCTGAATTCGATTACTCAACGACTCAAAGCAGAATCAGTGCATTTAACTGATTTCCCTGTTGTAAACGAGGCAGAAGTTGACAAAGAACTGGAAGAGCGCATGGCAATGGCTCAGGATATTTCGTCAATGGTGCTTTCATTACGTAAGAAAGTTGACATCAAGGTTCGACAACCTTTGAATAAAATTTTACTTCCTGTATTGGATAATGAGTTTCAACCTAAAGTGGAAAAAGTAAAAGACTTAATCCTCTCTGAAACAAATATTAAAGAAATACAGTATATACATGACACAGCCGGTATTCTGATTAAAAAGATCAAGCCTAACTTTAAAACCTTAGGGCCAAAAGTTGGTAAAATGATGAAAGAAGTCAGCGCCGCAGTTAATAACTTCTCTCAAGAGGATATTAACGCAATTGAGCGCGACGGCTTTTATTCTCTACAGTTAAACGGAGAATCCTTTAAATTGGAACTAACCGATGTAGAAATTTTATCAGAAGATATTCCGGGTTGGCTGGTAACAAACTTAGGTAAACTAACAGTTGCCTTAGACGTTACTATAACAGAAGAATTAAAGCAGGAAGGTATTGCTCGTGAGTTAGTTAACAGGATTCAAAATCTCAGAAAAGACAAAGGGTTTGAAGTAACTGATAAAATTAACGTTAGGCTGCAATCAAATGAGTTGGTTGATAATGCTGTAAAGAACTTTTTACCATACATCAACGCGGAGATTTTAGGCACTAATTTTGATTTGACAGATGTGGGTTTTAACGATGCTGATTTGATTGAAATCGAGGAAACAAACCTTAAAATTGAGATTGAGCGCATTTAA
- a CDS encoding TraR/DksA family transcriptional regulator yields MDNNGAQVTEKTRYSDSELQEFKDLILDKLNKAKAELHILATSLSNPNENGTDDTAGTFKALEDGSATLEKEHVNQLAARQKKFIENLEAALVRIENKTYGICRETGKLIPKERLRAVPHTTLSMEAKLKQS; encoded by the coding sequence ATGGACAACAACGGAGCTCAGGTAACTGAAAAAACCAGATATTCGGACTCAGAATTACAAGAGTTTAAAGATTTAATTCTGGACAAACTAAACAAAGCCAAAGCTGAGTTGCATATTCTTGCGACCAGTTTGAGTAACCCTAACGAAAACGGAACGGATGATACTGCCGGAACATTTAAAGCGTTAGAAGATGGTTCAGCAACTTTAGAAAAAGAACATGTAAATCAACTCGCTGCGCGTCAGAAGAAGTTTATTGAGAACTTGGAGGCAGCGTTGGTTCGAATTGAAAATAAAACATATGGTATTTGCCGTGAAACTGGCAAATTGATCCCTAAAGAACGTTTACGTGCGGTACCACACACAACGTTAAGCATGGAAGCAAAATTAAAACAGTCATAA
- a CDS encoding lipoprotein signal peptidase: MKKSLKAFLIIALVVIADQVLKTWIKNNMFIGQEFNIIGNWFIIHFTENNGMAFGMEFAGEYGKLFLTLFRIAAVAGIGYGIHYVIKYRYPFGLVIAASLIFAGALGNIIDSVLYGVIYNYSTLFHGRVVDMFYFPILQGHFPQWFPIWGGDEFVFFRPVFNIADAAISTGVAMVLVFQKKYFRVMEKPPIEEDDTQSEVVEA; this comes from the coding sequence TTGAAAAAATCATTAAAAGCATTTCTGATTATAGCTCTTGTAGTTATAGCTGATCAGGTACTGAAAACTTGGATCAAAAACAATATGTTTATTGGCCAGGAGTTCAATATTATTGGTAATTGGTTCATTATACATTTTACTGAAAATAACGGAATGGCTTTCGGGATGGAATTTGCCGGAGAATATGGCAAGCTCTTCCTTACCTTATTCCGTATTGCAGCCGTTGCCGGCATAGGCTACGGAATTCATTACGTAATAAAATACCGCTATCCTTTTGGATTAGTTATTGCTGCAAGCTTGATTTTTGCAGGTGCATTAGGAAATATAATCGACAGTGTTTTATATGGCGTGATTTACAATTATTCAACGCTGTTTCATGGACGTGTGGTTGATATGTTTTACTTCCCGATCCTTCAGGGCCATTTCCCGCAATGGTTCCCTATTTGGGGTGGAGATGAGTTTGTGTTCTTCCGTCCGGTGTTTAACATTGCAGACGCAGCTATTTCAACTGGAGTTGCCATGGTATTGGTATTCCAAAAGAAATACTTCAGGGTAATGGAAAAACCGCCTATTGAAGAAGACGACACTCAATCAGAAGTGGTAGAGGCTTAA
- a CDS encoding S1 family peptidase, translating to MNNENFNNETSQSNFEEHSSSTEIPGKKKWLLPTVFAVLGICSTILFFKAGELKKLWSNSSADSLKCGMTQTAIYEKYKNSVVLVANSYVYEVKVKGSAPVQFTVTESGELTPYDEHQNNPITITGTGFFVSKDGKLITNRHVASPWTVNSADDITSIKEVVSYKIPDDIEASQIADYIKQHWSEEIKEIDEEWAEVKLHTDTAVAAVDSAAGDISINMPEQKSKNPVDIAEIEVTGKIVRLGIALHNNKVKQIEDFIPCEFISQSDDPNVDVAVIQTISHNLPSKVKNVVDLSLAANDDSAIKPGTKAIMIGYPMGMQLAGTQKGIKVQVYEGEVNKESDGFAVQYNITSTHGASGSPVFNDCGRLIAVNFAGYDQTQGFNFGVVAKYALSLYENE from the coding sequence ATGAACAACGAAAACTTTAACAACGAAACATCTCAATCTAACTTTGAAGAACACTCGTCAAGCACTGAAATTCCTGGCAAGAAAAAATGGCTATTACCAACCGTATTTGCTGTGTTAGGTATTTGTAGTACCATACTCTTTTTTAAAGCCGGAGAACTAAAAAAACTTTGGTCAAACTCATCTGCTGACAGCCTAAAATGTGGCATGACACAAACCGCTATTTATGAAAAATACAAAAACAGTGTTGTTTTAGTTGCCAACAGCTATGTATATGAAGTAAAAGTGAAAGGATCGGCCCCTGTTCAATTTACTGTTACCGAATCAGGCGAATTAACTCCTTATGATGAGCATCAAAACAACCCTATAACGATCACCGGCACGGGTTTCTTTGTTAGTAAGGATGGAAAACTAATTACAAATCGACATGTTGCATCTCCTTGGACTGTAAACTCAGCTGATGATATAACTTCCATTAAAGAGGTTGTGAGTTATAAGATACCGGATGACATTGAAGCATCACAAATTGCCGACTATATTAAGCAACATTGGAGTGAAGAAATTAAAGAAATTGATGAAGAATGGGCAGAGGTTAAACTTCACACCGACACTGCAGTTGCTGCTGTTGATTCTGCCGCTGGCGACATTAGCATTAATATGCCTGAGCAGAAGTCAAAAAATCCGGTTGATATAGCAGAAATAGAAGTCACTGGCAAAATTGTTCGTTTAGGTATTGCTTTACACAATAACAAGGTGAAACAAATTGAGGATTTCATCCCCTGCGAGTTCATCAGTCAATCAGACGATCCTAATGTTGATGTCGCAGTAATCCAAACAATTAGTCATAACTTACCTTCCAAGGTTAAAAATGTTGTTGACTTATCATTAGCAGCAAATGATGATTCAGCAATTAAACCCGGCACTAAGGCTATTATGATTGGTTACCCTATGGGAATGCAACTTGCAGGAACACAGAAAGGGATTAAAGTGCAGGTTTATGAAGGTGAGGTCAATAAGGAATCCGACGGATTTGCCGTTCAATATAATATCACCTCAACGCATGGAGCAAGTGGATCTCCTGTGTTTAATGATTGTGGAAGGCTGATTGCTGTAAATTTTGCCGGTTATGACCAAACCCAAGGTTTCAACTTTGGTGTTGTGGCTAAATATGCTCTATCACTGTATGAAAATGAATAA
- a CDS encoding SIMPL domain-containing protein: MKRLIASIALIAAGFSAMAQTAVLNPVKKIEVTGNAEMEIVPDIIYLNISLKEYYKDNNNKTKVAIETVEKQLQQAVINAGIPKENFMLDNVYGYNYDWNMRDKKRDPNFLARKQYRLKLTKLDKVNDILSAVDPKGIESVNVAEYTHSKMDDFKKELKIKAMKDAKEKAGYLVGAIGEQLGGVLEIYDNESQPSYYPRPMMAMYKSADAMGAESGSMPEIDFKSIKLKSDVRLIFNIK, encoded by the coding sequence ATGAAAAGATTAATTGCAAGTATTGCTCTTATTGCTGCCGGATTTAGTGCCATGGCTCAAACTGCTGTTTTAAATCCTGTAAAGAAAATTGAAGTTACCGGAAATGCAGAGATGGAAATCGTTCCTGATATTATCTACTTAAATATCTCTCTTAAGGAATATTATAAAGACAATAACAATAAAACCAAAGTTGCTATTGAAACGGTAGAGAAACAGTTGCAGCAAGCAGTAATCAACGCAGGAATCCCAAAAGAGAACTTCATGCTTGATAATGTTTACGGCTATAACTATGATTGGAACATGCGAGATAAAAAACGTGACCCTAATTTCCTGGCCCGTAAACAATATCGCTTAAAATTAACCAAATTGGACAAGGTAAATGATATCCTATCTGCTGTTGACCCAAAAGGAATTGAGTCTGTAAACGTTGCCGAGTACACTCACAGCAAAATGGACGATTTCAAGAAAGAGTTGAAGATTAAAGCAATGAAAGATGCAAAAGAAAAGGCTGGATACCTTGTTGGTGCAATTGGTGAACAATTAGGCGGGGTATTGGAAATTTATGATAATGAATCGCAACCTTCTTATTATCCACGTCCTATGATGGCCATGTATAAATCGGCTGATGCCATGGGAGCCGAATCAGGTTCAATGCCTGAAATTGATTTTAAATCGATTAAATTGAAATCAGATGTACGCCTGATATTTAATATCAAGTAG
- the uvrC gene encoding excinuclease ABC subunit UvrC, with protein MQDEFDYKKYLAKIPHKPGIYQYFDSASKLIYVGKAKDLRNRVASYFITDKQVNAKTRVLVSKIRDIKFTIVDSEIEALLLENNLIKEHQPRYNVMLKDDKTYPSIIIKNEPFPRVYGTRKIIRDGSKYYGPYASVAMMRTMLEMIKSLYPLRNCNLALTEANIKAGKFRVCLEYQIGNCKGPCENLQSFNDYDANIADIKDILKGNTTGVLKHLNDQINEAAANLDFEQAHHLKEKLDILETYQSKSTVVSAVLNDIDVVSIASEGKYAFVNYLKVLNGSIVQTQTIELKKKLDESDRELIELAIAEFRNRFESTSKEIVIPFELEINDPKIKFTVPKAGDKKKLLELSEKNVLFFKKAKLEQYEKLNPELRTERVLTQLMNDLHLSTLPRQIECFDNSNFQGKYPVSAMVVFKDAKPSKKDYRHFNVRTVEGPNDFATMKEVIDRRYSRVINEQQNLPDLIIVDGGKGQLSSAVEVLKKLKIYHKVPIIGIAKRLEEIYFPNDPLPLYIDKKSESLKLIQQLRDEAHRFGITHHRKRRDKGTLATELEQIEGIGSKTAENLLKHFRSVKKIREAKKDELLEVVTLKQALAILTYFGTEE; from the coding sequence ATGCAAGATGAGTTTGATTACAAGAAGTATTTAGCCAAAATACCTCACAAACCTGGTATTTATCAATACTTTGATTCGGCCAGTAAGCTGATTTATGTTGGCAAGGCTAAGGATCTACGCAACCGTGTGGCCTCTTATTTTATAACCGACAAACAGGTTAACGCCAAAACCCGTGTTTTGGTAAGTAAAATAAGGGATATTAAATTCACGATCGTTGATAGTGAGATTGAGGCCCTATTACTTGAAAACAATCTCATAAAGGAACATCAGCCTCGTTACAACGTTATGTTGAAGGATGATAAGACTTATCCTTCAATTATTATTAAAAACGAGCCCTTCCCACGGGTTTATGGTACACGCAAAATCATCAGAGACGGATCTAAGTATTATGGCCCTTATGCATCGGTAGCCATGATGCGGACCATGCTTGAGATGATTAAAAGCCTTTATCCGTTGCGCAATTGCAACTTAGCCTTAACAGAAGCTAACATAAAAGCCGGAAAATTCAGAGTTTGTCTTGAATACCAAATAGGTAACTGCAAAGGCCCCTGTGAAAACCTCCAAAGTTTTAATGACTATGATGCTAACATAGCCGATATAAAAGATATTCTTAAAGGAAATACGACGGGTGTTTTAAAACACCTGAATGATCAGATTAATGAAGCAGCTGCTAACCTAGACTTTGAACAAGCGCACCACTTAAAAGAAAAACTGGACATTTTGGAAACCTACCAAAGTAAATCAACAGTGGTAAGCGCTGTATTGAATGACATTGATGTTGTTTCCATAGCCTCTGAGGGCAAATACGCATTTGTAAATTACCTTAAAGTTTTAAATGGAAGTATTGTTCAAACTCAAACCATTGAACTGAAGAAGAAACTTGATGAAAGTGACCGCGAGCTAATTGAATTGGCAATTGCCGAGTTTAGGAATCGCTTTGAAAGCACATCCAAAGAAATTGTTATTCCCTTTGAATTAGAAATAAATGATCCTAAAATAAAATTTACTGTTCCTAAAGCCGGGGATAAAAAGAAACTACTCGAACTTTCCGAAAAAAATGTTCTGTTCTTTAAAAAGGCGAAATTGGAGCAATATGAGAAACTAAACCCTGAATTAAGGACAGAAAGAGTGCTTACTCAGCTAATGAATGATTTGCATCTTTCAACACTACCTCGGCAAATCGAATGTTTTGATAACTCTAACTTTCAAGGCAAGTATCCCGTTTCGGCCATGGTGGTATTTAAAGATGCCAAACCATCCAAGAAAGATTACCGTCACTTTAATGTTCGAACTGTTGAGGGGCCCAATGACTTTGCTACCATGAAGGAGGTTATTGATAGAAGATATAGCAGGGTAATTAATGAGCAGCAAAATTTACCTGACCTTATAATTGTTGATGGAGGGAAAGGCCAGCTTTCTTCAGCCGTTGAGGTTTTAAAAAAACTAAAGATTTATCATAAAGTCCCAATCATCGGCATAGCTAAACGACTGGAAGAAATCTATTTTCCAAATGACCCTCTTCCCTTATATATTGATAAGAAATCGGAAAGCTTAAAGTTAATTCAACAATTGCGGGATGAAGCTCACCGATTCGGCATTACACATCATAGGAAAAGAAGAGATAAAGGCACTTTGGCTACAGAATTGGAGCAAATTGAAGGCATAGGCAGCAAAACAGCAGAGAATCTGCTGAAGCACTTTAGATCAGTTAAAAAAATCCGAGAAGCAAAAAAGGATGAGTTATTGGAAGTGGTAACCCTTAAACAGGCACTAGCAATTTTAACTTATTTTGGCACTGAAGAATAA
- the gldN gene encoding gliding motility protein GldN — MLVCCSVALGQAKKKSTGTKPKATSSKSVAAKKGTKKTVAKAKTKTAAPATTTMAAVPPAPAPKPVDTTKKRPSATGSLFGDVIDGVYKKENNVNVKVIPYPYIRQADVMFAKRIWREIDIHEKMNRPLNHPNSRLINVLMKAINAGELTAYSNPEDGSDSTFRDMMSVEQVAKMAGGRVDTIQIPDINDPSIMRDTVVRENFNPDQIVKYRIKEDWIFDKQRSIFEPRIIAIAPCKLNISKTSGDTIGVTPIFWVYYPEARQVLANAEVFNRFNDASNLSFDDYFIKRLFTSYIIKESNSDDLRIQDYANGIDRLYEAERIKKKLMDYEQDLWEY; from the coding sequence ATGCTTGTTTGCTGTTCTGTAGCTCTTGGCCAGGCCAAGAAAAAATCTACCGGAACGAAACCAAAAGCAACAAGTAGCAAATCTGTGGCCGCAAAAAAAGGCACAAAAAAAACTGTTGCCAAAGCGAAAACAAAAACGGCTGCTCCAGCAACAACAACTATGGCTGCTGTGCCTCCAGCACCAGCTCCTAAACCAGTTGACACAACTAAAAAGCGTCCGTCTGCTACAGGTTCATTATTTGGCGACGTGATAGATGGTGTTTACAAGAAGGAAAATAATGTGAATGTGAAGGTTATTCCTTATCCTTATATTCGTCAGGCTGACGTTATGTTTGCAAAGCGTATTTGGAGAGAGATCGACATTCACGAGAAAATGAACAGACCGTTAAATCACCCTAATTCTCGTTTAATCAATGTCTTGATGAAAGCGATTAATGCGGGAGAATTAACTGCGTATAGCAATCCTGAAGATGGAAGTGACAGTACGTTCCGTGATATGATGTCTGTTGAGCAAGTTGCGAAGATGGCTGGAGGTCGTGTTGATACGATTCAAATTCCAGATATCAACGATCCGAGTATTATGCGTGATACGGTAGTACGTGAAAACTTTAACCCTGATCAAATTGTTAAATACCGTATCAAAGAAGACTGGATTTTCGACAAGCAGCGTTCTATTTTCGAACCACGCATTATTGCAATTGCACCTTGTAAACTAAATATCAGTAAAACCTCTGGTGATACTATTGGTGTTACTCCTATCTTCTGGGTTTATTATCCTGAAGCTCGTCAGGTGTTAGCCAATGCTGAAGTATTTAACCGTTTTAATGACGCTTCTAACTTAAGCTTTGATGACTACTTCATTAAGCGTTTGTTTACAAGCTATATTATTAAAGAATCTAACTCAGATGATTTACGTATTCAGGACTATGCTAACGGAATAGACCGTTTATATGAAGCTGAACGTATCAAGAAAAAGCTCATGGATTACGAACAAGATCTGTGGGAATATTAA
- the gldM gene encoding gliding motility protein GldM encodes MAGGKQTARQQMINLMYLVLTAMLALNVSAEVLNAFKTVRDGLDESTTNLDQTVNKTMEAFQNSMKTDPGKTGPWFTKAQEAVKVSNELGSYIKGIKDQIVKEADGINQETGDIAKNDDLDISTRIMLNEEKPSEAKGPELKAKINETREKLLSLIDPADKDRVSINLKAEDRKDKKWENAQFQEVPVTASVTILSKLEGDVKNSEVEILKYLQSKIYAEDFKFDKLDAVIVAPSSYVLAGQQYSAEVFLTASSSTMAPDVYVGGSKLPIDANGKAKYTVTASGVGERSFEAKISVKKGDGTVETYSKTAKYEVAAPSANVSADKMNVLYIGVENPVSISAAGVPNSKVRASLSGAGSLRGSNGKYIAEVTTPGQVTVNVSAEINGKMTNMGSQVYRVKQVPPPTPKFAGLSSGRVSSAAVKAQPGVFAVLENFDFDMKFNVTGYTMYVVKKRTDPIYESVNGPALSARLRQALSSVTTGDKITIEDITVRDPKGNSRRLSTGVSLTVQ; translated from the coding sequence ATGGCCGGTGGTAAACAAACGGCACGTCAGCAGATGATCAACCTGATGTATCTGGTACTCACTGCGATGTTGGCGTTGAACGTAAGTGCGGAAGTGTTGAACGCATTCAAAACTGTAAGAGATGGTTTGGATGAATCAACCACAAACCTAGATCAAACTGTAAATAAAACCATGGAAGCTTTCCAGAACAGTATGAAAACTGACCCTGGAAAGACTGGACCTTGGTTCACTAAAGCTCAAGAAGCCGTTAAAGTTAGTAATGAGTTAGGCTCTTATATTAAAGGCATCAAAGACCAGATTGTTAAAGAAGCCGATGGTATTAACCAAGAGACCGGTGACATTGCTAAAAACGATGACCTTGATATTTCAACCAGAATCATGTTGAATGAGGAAAAACCTTCAGAAGCAAAAGGTCCTGAGTTAAAAGCAAAAATTAATGAAACTCGCGAGAAATTATTAAGCTTAATTGATCCTGCTGATAAAGACAGAGTATCGATTAACTTAAAAGCAGAGGATCGCAAAGATAAAAAATGGGAAAATGCACAGTTTCAGGAAGTGCCTGTTACTGCTTCTGTTACCATTTTATCAAAATTAGAAGGTGATGTTAAAAACTCGGAAGTTGAAATTTTGAAATATCTTCAAAGCAAGATTTATGCTGAAGACTTCAAATTTGACAAACTTGATGCTGTAATTGTAGCACCTTCAAGCTACGTTTTAGCAGGTCAGCAATATTCTGCTGAAGTATTTTTAACGGCTTCTAGCTCAACCATGGCTCCTGATGTTTATGTAGGCGGCTCTAAATTGCCTATTGATGCAAACGGTAAAGCTAAATATACTGTTACTGCATCAGGTGTTGGAGAAAGAAGTTTCGAAGCTAAAATTTCAGTTAAGAAAGGTGACGGAACAGTTGAAACCTATTCTAAAACTGCTAAGTACGAAGTTGCGGCTCCTTCTGCTAACGTAAGTGCTGATAAAATGAACGTACTTTACATTGGTGTTGAAAACCCTGTTTCTATTTCTGCAGCTGGTGTTCCAAATAGCAAAGTACGTGCAAGTTTAAGCGGGGCTGGTTCTTTAAGAGGTAGTAATGGTAAATATATTGCCGAGGTTACTACCCCTGGACAAGTTACCGTAAACGTAAGTGCTGAGATTAATGGTAAAATGACCAACATGGGATCTCAGGTTTATCGTGTTAAACAAGTACCTCCACCTACACCTAAATTTGCCGGTCTTTCTTCTGGTCGTGTAAGTTCTGCAGCTGTTAAAGCTCAGCCTGGTGTATTTGCAGTTCTTGAAAACTTTGATTTTGACATGAAGTTTAACGTAACAGGTTATACAATGTATGTTGTTAAAAAACGTACCGACCCAATCTATGAGTCAGTTAACGGACCTGCATTAAGTGCCCGTTTACGTCAAGCCTTGTCAAGTGTAACTACTGGTGATAAGATCACAATTGAAGATATTACCGTTCGCGATCCTAAAGGTAACTCACGCAGGTTATCAACTGGGGTATCGCTCACTGTTCAATAA